The Punica granatum isolate Tunisia-2019 chromosome 4, ASM765513v2, whole genome shotgun sequence genome has a window encoding:
- the LOC116204866 gene encoding protein NPG1, with protein sequence MAQSQSTEFTGSGDDSTVREVHANGLCMNTTEVEAKLDEGNIQEAESSLREGLSLNFEEARALLGRLEYQRGNVEGALRVFEGIDLQAAIQRLQPAVTEKQPAKKSRSRTESIHAVSQHAASLVLEAIYLKAKSLQKLGRLSEAANECKSVLDAVERIFYLGIPDAQVDNKLQETVSHAVELLPELWKQAGCYPEAMASYRRALLSQWNLDNECCARIQKGFAVFLLYSGVEAGPPSLAVQADGSYIPRNNLEEAILLLMILMRKFCLGILKWDPSVMEHLTFALSLCGQTSVLAKQFEEIMPGVYHRIDRWNTLALCYSAVGQNKVALYLLRKSLHKHERPDDLMALLLAAKICSQDNLLASEGVGYAKRAIDAAQGKDEHLKGMGLRVLGLCLGKQAKVASSDFERSQLQSEALKSLDAALALEPNNSDLIFELGVQYAEHRNLNTALRFAKRFIDATGGSILKGWRLLALVLSAQQQFSEAEVVTDAALDETAKWEQGPLLRLKAKLKISQSSPLDAIETYRYLLALVQAQRKSFGLTRNASQAEDDKDNEFEVWHGLANLYSSLSYWKDAEICLSKARESKAFSAEALHTEGMMHERRGQIAEALASYINALLLEPSYVPCKILIGAVLYKMGPSALPVARGLLADALRLEPTNRNAWYYLGVVHKEDGRVADAADCFQAASMLEESDPVESFSSLF encoded by the exons ATGGCACAGAGCCAGTCGACAGAGTTTACCGGATCTGGGGATGATTCAACTGTGCGCGAAGTCCACGCCAATGGGCTGTGTATGAATACTACAGAAGTAGAAGCAAAACTCGATGAGGGAAATATTCAAGAAGCAGAATCTTCATTACGAGAAGGGCTCTCGCTTAATTTTGAG GAAGCAAGAGCTCTTCTTGGAAGGTTGGAATACCAAAGAGGAAATGTAGAGGGTGCTCTTCGTGTTTTTGAGGGCATTGATCTTCAAGCTGCTATACAGAGACTACAGCCTGCTGTCACAGAAAAACAGCCTGCTAAGAAAAGCCGGTCGCGAACGGAATCAATTCATGCAGTTTCACAGCATGCTGCTAGCTTGGTGCTTGAAGCCATATACTTGAAAGCGAAGTCTCTTCAAAAGCTTGGGCGATTGAGTG AGGCTGCCAATGAATGTAAAAGTGTGCTTGATGCTGTGGAGAGGATATTTTATTTGGGAATACCAGATGCACAGGTCGACAACAAGTTGCAGGAGACAGTTAGTCATGCTGTGGAGCTGCTCCCAGAGCTTTGGAAGCAGGCTGGTTGCTATCCCGAAGCAATGGCTTCTTACAGACGCGCCCTTCTTAGTCAGTGGAATCTTGACAATGAGTGCTGTGCGAGGATTCAGAAAGGATTTGCTGTGTTTTTGCTGTACAGTGGAGTGGAGGCTGGGCCGCCGAGTTTAGCTGTTCAAGCCGATGGTTCTTACATCCCAAGAAATAATTTAGAAGAGGCCATTCTACTTCTGATGATTTTAATGAGGAAATTTTGCCTCGGTATCCTTAAGTGGGATCCCTCAGTTATGGAGCATCTCACATTTGCACTTTCTCTATGTGGCCAGACTTCTGTTCTAGCTAAGCAGTTTGAAGAAATCATGCCCGGAGTGTATCATCGAATTGATCGCTGGAATACTTTGGCTCTTTGTTATAGTGCAGTTGGACAGAATAAAGTTGCATTATATCTGTTGAGGAAATCCTTACACAAACATGAGCGGCCAGATGATCTTATGGCATTACTATTGGCAGCTAAAATCTGCTCTCAGGACAACCTTCTTGCTTCTGAGGGTGTGGGTTATGCAAAGAGGGCAATTGATGCTGCGCAGGGAAAGGATGAGCATTTGAAGGGCATGGGTCTTCGGGTATTGGGTCTTTGTCTCGGAAAGCAGGCCAAAGTGGCTTCTTCTGATTTCGAGAGGTCTCAACTTCAATCTGAGGCACTGAAATCGTTAGATGCTGCATTGGCCCTGGAGCCAAACAATTCAGACCTAATTTTTGAGCTTGGAGTCCAGTATGCCGAACATCGAAATTTGAATACCGCCTTGCGATTTGCCAAGAGATTCATTGATGCAACTGGGGGATCCATACTGAAGGGCTGGAGACTACTTGCTTTGGTTTTATCTGCTCAACAGCAATTTTCAGAGGCTGAAGTGGTCACCGATGCTGCTTTAGATGAGACAGCGAAATGGGAACAAGGGCCTTTGCTTCGATTAAAAGCAAAGCTGAAGATCTCCCAGTCATCGCCACTGGATGCTATTGAGACTTACCGATACCTCCTTGCTTTGGTTCAAGCCCAGAGGAAGTCTTTTGGGTTGACGCGGAATGCTTCCCAG GCAGAGGATGACAAAGATAATGAGTTCGAAGTCTGGCACGGTCTTGCAAATTTATATTCTAGCCTCTCTTATTGGAAGGATGCTGAGATATGCCTGTCGAAAGCTAGAGAATCGAAAGCATTCTCTGCCGAAGCACTGCACACAGAAG GTATGATGCACGAGAGACGGGGACAGATTGCTGAAGCTCTTGCTTCCTACatcaatgctctcttgctaGAACCGTCTTATGTGCCCTGTAAGATCTTGATTGGAGCGGTTCTGTACAAGATGGGGCCCTCAGCATTGCCTGTTGCAAGAGGCTTACTTGCTGATGCTCTGAGGTTAGAGCCCACCAACAGAAATGCTTGGTACTACTTGGGCGTGGTCCATAAGGAGGATGGTCGTGTGGCTGATGCAGCAGACTGCTTCCAGGCTGCTTCCATGCTTGAAGAATCTGATCCTGTTGAAAGCTTCAGCTCTTTATTTTAA
- the LOC116204057 gene encoding polyamine oxidase 2: protein MDSGNRSNRNLHKAECYSTERKRGRTPSVIVLGAGIAGLAAARSLHNASFQVTVLESRDRIGGRINTDYSLGFPIDLGASWLHGVCKENPLAPLVGRLGLPLYRTCGDDSVLFDHDLESYALYDADGKQVPQELVTEVGQAFEEILKETNELREELEEDISMQQAIASVLERRPDLRFEGLANKVLQWYLCRMEGWFAADADTISARCWDEEELLPGGHGLMVRGYLPVVNTLAKGLDIRLGHRVTDIIKRSNGVNVTVEGGKTFSADAAVITIPLGVLKSHTIRFEPKLPDWKEKAISEIGLGVENKIVLHFGEVFWPNVEFLGVVADTSYVCSYFLNLHKATGHSVLVYMPAGQLARDIEKMSDEAAASFAFSQLKKILPDASPPIQYLVSHWGTDANSLGSYSYDLVGRSHDLYEWLRAPIDNLFFAGEATSVSFPGSAHGAYSTGLMAAEECRMRVLERYGELDRLNPLIYEEASQIMVPLQISRL from the exons ATGGATTCCGGGAACAGGAGTAATCGCAATTTGCACAAAG CTGAGTGCTATTCAACTGAGAGGAAGCGTGGCAGGACCCCATCTGTTATTGTTCTAGGTGCTGGCATCGCTGGACTTGCAGCTGCTCGTTCTCTTCATAATGCATCATTTCAG GTCACCGTGCTGGAATCACGTGATAGAATTGGTGGTCGAATCAACACCGACTACTCTCTTGGTTTCCCCATTGACCTAGGTGCTTCATG GCTGCATGGTGTGTGCAAAGAAAACCCATTGGCACCACTGGTTGGTAGATTGGGACTACCTCTATACAGGACCTGCGGCGACGACTCTGTCTTGTTTGATCACGATTTGGAAAG CTATGCACTATACGATGCGGATGGAAAACAAGTTCCTCAAGAGTTGGTCACTGAAGTTGGTCAGGCATTTGAGGAGATCTTGAAGGAG ACAAATGAGTTGAGGGAGGAGTTAGAGGAGGACATTTCCATGCAACAGGCTATAGCAAGTGTGCTTGAAAGAAGGCCAGATTTAAG GTTTGAGGGTCTTGCCAACAAGGTGTTACAGTGGTATTTGTGCAGAATGGAAGGTTGGTTTGCTGCAGATGCAGATACAATCTCTGCTAGATGCTGGGATGAG GAGGAACTGCTTCCTGGTGGACATGGCCTTATGGTTAGGGGTTACTTGCCAGTTGTTAATACCCTTGCTAAAGGTCTTGATATCCGCTTGGGTCATAG GGTAACTGATATCATCAAGCGCTCCAATGGGGTGAACGTGACTGTAGAAGGCGGCAAGACATTCTCTGCAGATGCTGCAGTTATCACCATTCCTCTTGGTGTGTTGAAGTCCCACACGATTAGGTTTGAGCCTAAGCTGCCAGATTGGAAGGAGAAGGCTATCTCCGAGATTGGGCTTGGGGTTGAGAACAAGATTGTATTGCATTTTGGGGAGGTGTTTTGGCCCAATGTGGAGTTTCTCGGGGTGGTCGCAGACACATCTTATGTATGCAGCTATTTTTTAAACCTTCACAAGGCGACGGGTCACTCTGTTCTCGTTTATATGCCTGCAGGGCAGCTTGCTAGGGACATTGAGAAGATGTCTGATGAAGCTGCTGCGTCATTTGCTTTCTCACAGCTGAAGAAGATTCTTCCTGATGCTTCTCCCCCG ATTCAGTATCTCGTATCTCACTGGGGGACGGATGCTAACTCCCTCGGGTCTTACAGCTATGACCTAGTGGGCCGGTCCCATGATCTCTACGAATGGCTGAGGGCTCCAATAGACAACCTATTCTTTGCAGGGGAGGCAACGAGCGTGAGCTTCCCGGGTTCTGCCCATGGGGCTTACTCGACCGGGCTGATGGCAGCGGAAGAATGCAGGATGCGGGTCCTGGAGAGATATGGGGAGTTGGACCGCTTGAACCCTTTAATTTATGAGGAGGCCTCGCAGATCATGGTCCCTCTGCAGATCTCCCGCCTGTGA
- the LOC116206372 gene encoding transcription factor PIF4 isoform X1, protein MNPCLPDWNFESDLPFTNQNKPSGPNNDLVELLWRNGQVVMHSQTHRRPSPDHLETQQLPQKHENQHHQNPTQRAGVGGNTNMSYGNSSILIQDDETVSWIHYPVDDSFEKEFCSPFFTELPAADAMETDKLILAAPEQASNRQSFDPDSSRVPNPMLPPQPQVQFPDSAVQKNHGSAKVNFSQFLGPIKGDLRHSNPHFGGAGDVGECSGMTVGSSNCGSNQVVLNDPDFSRASSNGTGTVGLCSQLFAEDNIPKTVPQDEGRKTETLEPTVTSSSGGSGSSFGGTQKNSAGTSSLKRKGRDVEDSECQSDAAELESGGGKKPSQRSGSARRSRAAEVHNQSERRRRDKINKKMRALQELIPHCNKTDKASMLDEAIEYLKSLQLQLQMMWMGSGMAAPMMFPGMQPYMSPMGIGMGPHPLAAVHNNMHLPRVPMVDHQSTSMAPPNQNMMCQAPVLNPVNFQNQMQMQNLPEQFVRYMGMHQLQAAASQPVNMFRFGPQTMQNSQVTAVPGTGIVQLGGGASNDDASRGKIG, encoded by the exons ATGAACCCTTGTCTTCCTGATTGGAACTTTGAGTCTGATCTCCCTTTCACCAACCAGAACAAACCTTCAGG CCCGAACAACGACCTGGTGGAGCTCCTATGGCGGAACGGGCAGGTTGTGATGCACAGCCAGACCCACCGGAGGCCCAGCCCGGATCACCTCGAAACTCAGCAGTTGCCTCAGAAGCACGAAAACCAGCATCACCAGAACCCGACTCAAAGGGCAGGCGTTGGGGGTAATACTAACATGTCTTACGGGAATTCGAGTATTCTGATCCAAGACGATGAGACTGTGTCGTGGATCCATTACCCTGTTGATGATTCCTTCGAGAAGGAGTTCTGCTCGCCCTTCTTCACCGAGCTGCCGGCTGCAGATGCTATGGAGACTGACAAGCTGATCCTTGCAGCGCCGGAGCAGGCCAGCAACAGGCAATCTTTTGACCCGGACAGCTCGAGGGTCCCAAACCCGATGCTGCCCCCTCAACCTCAAGTTCAATTCCCTGATTCAGCCGTTCAAAAAAACCACGGCTCGGCGAAGGTGAACTTCTCGCAGTTCTTGGGGCCGATCAAGGGTGACTTGAGGCACTCAAATCCTCACTTTGGAGGGGCTGGAGATGTTGGGGAGTGTTCGGGTATGACTGTCGGATCAAGCAACTGCGGGAGCAACCAAGTTGTACTAAACGACCCTGACTTCAGTCGGGCATCCAGCAATGGGACGGGGACGGTGGGCTTGTGTTCCCAGCTCTTTGCAGAAGATAACATCCCAAAGACGGTTCCTCAAGATGAAGGGAGGAAGACGGAAACCCTTGAGCCAACTGTTACTTCTTCCTCCGGTGGATCGGGAAGCAGTTTTGGTGGGACCCAAAAGAATTCGGCCGGCACCAGTAGCCTTAAGAGGAAGGGCCGAGATGTGGAGGACTCTGAGTGCCAAAGCGAT GCTGCTGAACTCGAGTCTGGTGGTGGGAAAAAGCCTTCTCAACGGTCTGGGTCAGCTCGCAGGAGTCGTGCTGCAGAAGTGCATAATCAATCAGAAAGA AGGCGGAGAGATAAGATCAATAAGAAGATGAGGGCACTCCAGGAGCTCATACCTCACTGCAACAAG ACGGACAAAGCTTCGATGTTGGATGAAGCAATCGAGTACTTGAAGTCTCTCCAGTTGCAGCTACAG ATGATGTGGATGGGAAGCGGGATGGCAGCTCCAATGATGTTTCCTGGAATGCAGCCGTACATGTCCCCTATGGGCATTGGAATGGGGCCGCACCCATTGGCTGCCGTCCACAACAACATGCATCTGCCTCGAGTCCCGATGGTTGATCATCAGTCCACGTCCATGGCCCCACCAAACCAGAACATGATGTGCCAAGCACCGGTCCTCAATCCCGTGAATTTTCAGAATCAGATGCAAATGCAAAATCTGCCTGAGCAGTTTGTGCGATATATGGGAATGCACCAACTGCAAGCTGCAGCTTCTCAG CCCGTGAATATGTTCAGATTCGGTCCTCAGACTATGCAAAATTCCCAAGTGACTGCAGTACCAGGAACGGGAATAGTTCAGCTCGGTGGAGGAGCTTCGAACGATGATGCTTCACGTGGCAAGATAG GCTAA
- the LOC116206372 gene encoding transcription factor PHYTOCHROME INTERACTING FACTOR-LIKE 13 isoform X2 codes for MHSQTHRRPSPDHLETQQLPQKHENQHHQNPTQRAGVGGNTNMSYGNSSILIQDDETVSWIHYPVDDSFEKEFCSPFFTELPAADAMETDKLILAAPEQASNRQSFDPDSSRVPNPMLPPQPQVQFPDSAVQKNHGSAKVNFSQFLGPIKGDLRHSNPHFGGAGDVGECSGMTVGSSNCGSNQVVLNDPDFSRASSNGTGTVGLCSQLFAEDNIPKTVPQDEGRKTETLEPTVTSSSGGSGSSFGGTQKNSAGTSSLKRKGRDVEDSECQSDAAELESGGGKKPSQRSGSARRSRAAEVHNQSERRRRDKINKKMRALQELIPHCNKTDKASMLDEAIEYLKSLQLQLQMMWMGSGMAAPMMFPGMQPYMSPMGIGMGPHPLAAVHNNMHLPRVPMVDHQSTSMAPPNQNMMCQAPVLNPVNFQNQMQMQNLPEQFVRYMGMHQLQAAASQPVNMFRFGPQTMQNSQVTAVPGTGIVQLGGGASNDDASRGKIG; via the exons ATGCACAGCCAGACCCACCGGAGGCCCAGCCCGGATCACCTCGAAACTCAGCAGTTGCCTCAGAAGCACGAAAACCAGCATCACCAGAACCCGACTCAAAGGGCAGGCGTTGGGGGTAATACTAACATGTCTTACGGGAATTCGAGTATTCTGATCCAAGACGATGAGACTGTGTCGTGGATCCATTACCCTGTTGATGATTCCTTCGAGAAGGAGTTCTGCTCGCCCTTCTTCACCGAGCTGCCGGCTGCAGATGCTATGGAGACTGACAAGCTGATCCTTGCAGCGCCGGAGCAGGCCAGCAACAGGCAATCTTTTGACCCGGACAGCTCGAGGGTCCCAAACCCGATGCTGCCCCCTCAACCTCAAGTTCAATTCCCTGATTCAGCCGTTCAAAAAAACCACGGCTCGGCGAAGGTGAACTTCTCGCAGTTCTTGGGGCCGATCAAGGGTGACTTGAGGCACTCAAATCCTCACTTTGGAGGGGCTGGAGATGTTGGGGAGTGTTCGGGTATGACTGTCGGATCAAGCAACTGCGGGAGCAACCAAGTTGTACTAAACGACCCTGACTTCAGTCGGGCATCCAGCAATGGGACGGGGACGGTGGGCTTGTGTTCCCAGCTCTTTGCAGAAGATAACATCCCAAAGACGGTTCCTCAAGATGAAGGGAGGAAGACGGAAACCCTTGAGCCAACTGTTACTTCTTCCTCCGGTGGATCGGGAAGCAGTTTTGGTGGGACCCAAAAGAATTCGGCCGGCACCAGTAGCCTTAAGAGGAAGGGCCGAGATGTGGAGGACTCTGAGTGCCAAAGCGAT GCTGCTGAACTCGAGTCTGGTGGTGGGAAAAAGCCTTCTCAACGGTCTGGGTCAGCTCGCAGGAGTCGTGCTGCAGAAGTGCATAATCAATCAGAAAGA AGGCGGAGAGATAAGATCAATAAGAAGATGAGGGCACTCCAGGAGCTCATACCTCACTGCAACAAG ACGGACAAAGCTTCGATGTTGGATGAAGCAATCGAGTACTTGAAGTCTCTCCAGTTGCAGCTACAG ATGATGTGGATGGGAAGCGGGATGGCAGCTCCAATGATGTTTCCTGGAATGCAGCCGTACATGTCCCCTATGGGCATTGGAATGGGGCCGCACCCATTGGCTGCCGTCCACAACAACATGCATCTGCCTCGAGTCCCGATGGTTGATCATCAGTCCACGTCCATGGCCCCACCAAACCAGAACATGATGTGCCAAGCACCGGTCCTCAATCCCGTGAATTTTCAGAATCAGATGCAAATGCAAAATCTGCCTGAGCAGTTTGTGCGATATATGGGAATGCACCAACTGCAAGCTGCAGCTTCTCAG CCCGTGAATATGTTCAGATTCGGTCCTCAGACTATGCAAAATTCCCAAGTGACTGCAGTACCAGGAACGGGAATAGTTCAGCTCGGTGGAGGAGCTTCGAACGATGATGCTTCACGTGGCAAGATAG GCTAA